The Halobacterium litoreum genome includes a region encoding these proteins:
- a CDS encoding NAD(P)-dependent glycerol-1-phosphate dehydrogenase produces the protein MFEKSKWISLPRNVVLGHDVLSQTREVVADTHLTGTPLVVTSATPKAVAADRIVAQFEDAGDDPALVVVDEASFDAVEDVLATAREVDADFLVGVGGGKPIDIAKMASDHLGSAFVSVPTAASHDGIVSGRGSVPEGDTRHSVAAAPPVAVVADTEIIADAPWDLTTAGCADIISNYTAVKDWRLANRLQNVPYSEYAGALSQMTAEMLVDNADSIKPELEESAWVVVKALVSSGVAMSIAGSSRPASGSEHLFSHQLDRIAPGKALHGHQVGVGSILAEYLHSGEQGEWRAVKQALESLDAPTTADELGVTEDEVLEALTSAHEIRDRYTILGSGISEPAAREVARTTGVI, from the coding sequence ATGTTCGAGAAGTCGAAGTGGATCAGCCTCCCGCGGAACGTCGTGTTGGGCCACGACGTCCTGTCTCAGACGCGGGAGGTCGTCGCGGACACCCACTTGACGGGGACGCCGCTCGTGGTGACGAGCGCGACGCCGAAGGCGGTCGCGGCCGACCGCATCGTCGCGCAGTTCGAGGACGCGGGCGACGACCCGGCGCTCGTGGTCGTCGACGAGGCGTCCTTCGACGCCGTCGAGGACGTGCTGGCGACGGCTCGCGAGGTGGACGCCGACTTCCTCGTGGGCGTCGGCGGCGGGAAGCCAATCGACATCGCGAAGATGGCGAGCGACCACCTCGGGTCGGCGTTCGTGAGCGTGCCGACGGCGGCGAGCCACGACGGCATCGTCTCCGGACGCGGGTCCGTTCCCGAGGGCGACACCAGACACTCAGTCGCCGCGGCGCCGCCCGTCGCCGTCGTCGCGGACACCGAAATCATCGCGGACGCGCCGTGGGACCTCACGACTGCTGGCTGCGCGGACATCATCTCGAACTACACCGCGGTGAAGGACTGGCGGCTCGCGAACCGCCTCCAGAACGTCCCGTACAGCGAGTACGCGGGCGCGCTCAGCCAGATGACCGCGGAGATGCTCGTGGACAACGCGGACTCCATCAAGCCCGAACTGGAGGAGTCGGCGTGGGTCGTCGTGAAGGCCCTCGTCTCCTCCGGCGTCGCGATGTCCATCGCCGGCTCCTCGCGCCCGGCGTCCGGGAGCGAACACCTCTTCAGCCACCAACTCGACCGCATCGCGCCCGGGAAGGCGCTCCACGGCCACCAGGTCGGCGTCGGCTCCATCCTCGCGGAGTACCTCCACTCCGGCGAGCAGGGCGAGTGGCGCGCCGTCAAGCAGGCCCTCGAGAGCCTGGACGCGCCGACGACGGCGGACGAACTCGGCGTCACGGAGGACGAGGTTCTCGAGGCGCTCACGTCCGCCCACGAGATTCGCGACCGCTACACGATTCTGGGGAGCGGCATCAGCGAACCGGCGGCCCGCGAGGTCGCGCGCACCACGGGCGTCATCTGA
- a CDS encoding GNAT family N-acetyltransferase, with amino-acid sequence MEIREATRADEPAVTTDLLVPGFRDSAAKAPDYNELDEVGVSEAGLDRWLDCDDRVAFVAERDDELVGYIAGVRSESPDIYARGARTHVDGLYVVEEHRREGVASALFDRIADWARAEGCEFLGVSAHVDNDAAVEMYDDAFERTYVSYRRRLGDE; translated from the coding sequence ATGGAGATTCGGGAAGCGACTCGCGCCGACGAACCCGCCGTGACCACCGACCTGCTCGTGCCGGGATTCCGGGACTCCGCCGCGAAGGCGCCCGACTACAACGAACTCGACGAGGTCGGCGTGTCCGAGGCGGGCCTCGACCGCTGGCTCGACTGCGACGACCGCGTCGCGTTCGTCGCGGAGCGCGACGACGAACTCGTCGGCTACATCGCGGGCGTCAGGTCCGAGAGCCCCGACATCTACGCCCGCGGCGCCCGGACGCACGTCGACGGCCTCTACGTCGTCGAGGAACACCGACGGGAGGGCGTGGCGTCCGCGCTGTTCGACCGCATCGCCGACTGGGCGCGCGCGGAGGGCTGTGAGTTCCTCGGCGTCAGCGCGCACGTCGACAACGACGCCGCCGTGGAGATGTACGACGACGCCTTCGAGCGGACGTACGTGAGTTACCGGCGGCGACTCGGCGACGAGTAG
- a CDS encoding lysylphosphatidylglycerol synthase transmembrane domain-containing protein gives MDADRRTVAFRFVVAGAVAAALLYGVGWERVVRNLRAADLAAFAPAVAVSLVGMVVASEGMRVLLDVPPLSSGAWVARRAGLASMFVRNVVPVGNVGGGAFVAYTVSRRENRDISECVAAMASWEFLNMVASAVVATVGVVGLAAAGGNVGAVPVVVAAFAGLLGLTLAAGTLLSARRDSVAAFVVWASALANRTLGHVVPGLASRLDPERVRDGIDHFFASVSRLGRDRRRLALAVVAAHVSWVLGPLALYFCLEAVGLSSPLYVALLTIPLAGFVLAVPVPGGIGPLDAAIGGLVAFFTGHPLGVLASAVVLFRVATYCVRIVVGGLALWTLDEAVR, from the coding sequence GTGGACGCCGACCGCCGCACCGTCGCGTTCCGGTTCGTCGTCGCGGGCGCCGTCGCCGCCGCGCTCCTCTACGGCGTCGGCTGGGAGCGCGTCGTCCGGAACCTCCGGGCCGCCGACCTCGCCGCGTTCGCGCCCGCCGTCGCCGTCTCCCTCGTCGGGATGGTCGTCGCGAGCGAGGGGATGCGCGTCCTCCTCGACGTGCCGCCACTGAGTTCCGGCGCGTGGGTCGCCCGGCGCGCCGGGCTCGCGTCGATGTTCGTGCGGAACGTCGTCCCCGTCGGGAACGTCGGCGGCGGCGCGTTCGTCGCGTACACCGTCAGCCGCCGCGAGAACAGAGACATCAGCGAGTGCGTCGCCGCCATGGCCAGTTGGGAGTTCCTGAACATGGTGGCGTCCGCCGTCGTCGCCACCGTCGGCGTCGTCGGGCTCGCCGCGGCCGGCGGAAACGTCGGCGCCGTCCCGGTGGTCGTCGCGGCGTTCGCGGGACTGCTCGGCCTGACGCTCGCCGCCGGCACCCTGCTGTCGGCGCGCCGCGACAGCGTCGCCGCGTTCGTCGTGTGGGCGTCGGCGCTGGCGAACCGCACGCTCGGCCACGTCGTCCCGGGACTCGCGAGCCGACTGGACCCGGAGCGCGTGCGCGACGGCATCGACCACTTCTTCGCGTCGGTCTCCCGGCTGGGGCGTGACCGCCGCAGACTCGCGCTCGCCGTCGTCGCCGCGCACGTCTCGTGGGTACTCGGGCCGCTCGCGCTCTACTTCTGTCTGGAAGCCGTCGGGCTGTCGTCGCCGCTGTACGTCGCGCTCCTCACCATTCCGCTAGCCGGGTTCGTGCTCGCCGTCCCCGTCCCCGGCGGCATCGGGCCGCTGGACGCCGCCATCGGCGGCCTGGTCGCGTTCTTCACGGGCCACCCGCTCGGCGTGCTGGCGTCGGCGGTCGTGCTGTTCAGGGTGGCGACGTACTGCGTGCGCATCGTCGTCGGCGGCCTCGCGCTGTGGACGCTCGACGAGGCCGTCAGATGA
- a CDS encoding NAD-dependent epimerase/dehydratase family protein has product MDTALVVGGTRFIGRHLVTELLDHDYRVTTFTRGNHDDPFAEDDRVSHVEGDRTDPKALLDAKREADPDAVFDCVAYQPRDVDAATDVFANVDAYVYVSSGASYGAEDVPKREGATKLESCSAEEATDDSPATYGARKAAGDRIVFEAAERGVNAMAVRPPVVYGPHDYTDRMAYWVERVAEHDEIVVPGDGTNLWQRVYVEDVARGLRLVAEEGTPGEAYNVGDRNAVTLDRMLDLIADALGTTVEREYTSPRELSIVDLDPSDFPLYREHPHLLDTTKVAELGYESTPLAEAMERTVDAHREHDRTAADDAPDRETEERLLDVLGTV; this is encoded by the coding sequence ATGGACACGGCGCTCGTCGTCGGCGGCACGCGGTTCATCGGCCGCCACCTCGTGACGGAACTGCTCGACCACGACTACCGCGTGACGACGTTCACGCGCGGCAACCACGACGACCCGTTCGCGGAGGACGACCGGGTGAGCCACGTGGAGGGCGACCGCACCGACCCGAAGGCGCTCCTGGACGCGAAACGCGAGGCCGACCCGGACGCCGTCTTCGACTGCGTGGCGTACCAGCCGCGGGACGTGGACGCCGCGACCGACGTGTTCGCGAACGTCGACGCCTACGTCTACGTCTCCAGCGGCGCGTCCTACGGCGCCGAGGACGTGCCCAAGCGCGAGGGTGCGACGAAACTGGAGTCGTGTTCGGCCGAGGAGGCGACCGACGACTCGCCGGCGACGTACGGCGCGCGGAAGGCGGCCGGCGACCGCATCGTCTTCGAGGCGGCCGAGCGGGGCGTGAACGCGATGGCCGTCCGCCCGCCGGTCGTCTACGGCCCCCACGACTACACGGACCGGATGGCGTACTGGGTCGAGCGCGTCGCCGAGCACGACGAAATCGTGGTGCCGGGCGACGGCACGAACCTCTGGCAGCGCGTCTACGTCGAGGACGTGGCCCGCGGCCTCCGCCTCGTCGCCGAGGAGGGGACGCCGGGCGAGGCGTACAACGTCGGCGACCGGAACGCCGTCACGCTCGACCGGATGCTCGACCTGATTGCGGACGCGCTCGGCACCACCGTCGAGCGCGAGTACACGAGTCCGCGCGAACTCTCCATCGTCGACCTCGACCCCTCTGATTTCCCGCTGTACCGCGAGCATCCCCACCTGCTGGACACGACGAAGGTCGCCGAACTCGGCTACGAGTCGACGCCGCTCGCCGAGGCGATGGAGCGAACCGTCGACGCCCACCGCGAGCACGACCGCACCGCCGCCGACGACGCCCCCGACAGGGAGACCGAGGAGCGACTGCTGGACGTGCTGGGGACGGTCTAG